In the Astatotilapia calliptera chromosome 5, fAstCal1.2, whole genome shotgun sequence genome, one interval contains:
- the ngfb gene encoding nerve growth factor, whose protein sequence is MRSSMLVLFLFLSAQAVAATRGDLYTTTTAAQENTPSDNPDSIPVVDPKLFTKRHYLSPRVLFSSQPPDAEPSGSQSAGRRTRRQAGQPQHRGMYSVCESISVWVVNKTKATDTLGREVTVLPDVKINNVNMKQYFFETTCHSPRSGSSGCLGIDARHWNSYCTNSHTFVRALTSFQNLVAWRHIRINVACVCVLSRKSWRQ, encoded by the coding sequence ATGAGGTCGTCCATGCTGGTCCTGTTCCTCTTCTTAAGTGCCCAGGCTGTGGCCGCAACCAGAGGGGACTtgtacaccaccaccacagcgGCACAGGAAAACACTCCAAGTGACAACCCAGACTCTATCCCGGTTGTTGATCCCAAACTCTTCACCAAGCGCCACTACCTCTCACCCAGAGTGCTTTTTAGCTCTCAGCCCCCTGATGCAGAGCCATCGGGGTCACAGAGTGCTGGCAGAAGGACCCGAAGGCAAGCAGGGCAGCCTCAACACCGCGGGATGTACTCAGTATGTGAGAGTATTAGTGTCTGGGTGGTCAACAAGACCAAAGCCACGGACACCTTAGGCAGAGAGGTGACAGTCCTCCCAGACGTGAAAATCAACAATGTCAACATGAAGCAGTACTTCTTCGAGACGACATGTCATAGCCCTCGATCAGGCAGCTCAGGCTGTTTAGGAATTGATGCGAGACACTGGAACTCCTACTGTACTAATTCACACACTTTTGTGCGAGCGCTGACTTCATTCCAGAACCTGGTGGCGTGGAGACACATACGCATTAACGtggcctgtgtgtgcgtgctcagCCGCAAGTCCTGGCGGCAATGA